DNA sequence from the Methylacidiphilum kamchatkense Kam1 genome:
TGATGCTCATCACAGTGCTGACCCCTAAAATTGGATATGATTTGGCTGCAAAAATCGTCAAAAAAGCATATCAGGAAAACTGCTCTTTGAAAACAGCAGCTATAGCGTTGGGAATATTGACTGCAGAGGAATATGACCAGTATGTGCAACCTGAAAAAATGATCGGTAGTGAATAATTCAAAGCACAAACATGAATACTCGAGGTGCTTTTTTGGGAATGGAAACAAGTTTTTGGTTTGTACCCATGGATAAAGTGGTTGCTTTTCGTCAGTTTCTAGAAACCAGAAGCATTGTCGTAACCAATGGATGTTTTGATCTATTCCATTTTGGACATTTGACCCTCCTCAGAGAGGCAAAAAAATTGGGAGATTTTCTTTGGGTAGGCATCAATGGGGATCAGTCGGTAAAAGAATTAAAAGGGGCGGAAAGACCTTACTTTTCTGAGTGGGAAAGGGCAACGATTGTTGGGTCATTAAAGTATGTGGATGCCGTGACTATTTTTCCAGAAGCACGAGCGACGACATTTCTTTCTTTAGTCAGGCCTGTGATTTATGTTAAGGGCGCAGACTATTCTTCCCAAACGATCCACCAGGAGGAAAAAGAAGTTCTAGAAAGACACCAGTCGCTCATCAAATTTGTTCCTTTATATCCAGGTCGATCGACTTCGGGAATAGTTGAAAGAATACGAAGAGGAGTACAATCTGTAGATTAATGAAGAATGTGAAAGGCAAGCATTCTCATGTCAAACTCTAAGCTAGTCAACATTGCTGTGCTTGGTTCAGGCAAAGGCAGCAATTTTTTATCAATTGCTAAAGCGGTCTCTATGGGCGAACTCCCTGCTAGGATTTGTGTGGTAGTTTCAGACAATCCTGAGGCTTTGATTATAAAAAAAGCAAACGAGCTGGGTATTCCTACAGCAGTGTTGCCTTGTGGAAAATACAAAACTTGGCTTGAGCCATGGATTGAGGAAGAACTTGTTCGTATTTTAAAAGAGTATCATACTGAGTTAGTTGTCTTAGCTGGCTTTATGCGTGTTTTAAAAGAGACTTTTCTTAACGCCTTTGAAGGCAGGACAGTAAATATTCATCCTTCTTTGTTACCTGCTTTCAAAGGAAAGGAAGCGTGGAAAGCAGCGTTAGAGGCTTGCGTTGCGGAAACTGGCTGCACCATTCATTGGGTAAGCAAAGAGGTGGATGGGGGTAAAATCATTGCCCAATCTAGGGTTCCTATTCTGCCAGGGGATACCCCGGAAAGTCTACATGCTAGAATACAACAAGCAGAGCATGAATTGTATCCCAAGGTGCTGAAAGATCTCTGCTTGGATTGGATCAAAAAATATGCGAAATAATTTCTTTATCCACTAAAATCAGTAATGAAAGAAACGGAATTGGATCTATGGCAGAGCGATGTGGCACGGCAAAATGCTCTTTATGATGGCTTCAGTGCCCCTTGGACGGTTGGTGAGTTGACAAAAAAAATTCGATTTCTTTTGGAAGGGCAAATTGGAGAAGTCTGGGTACTTGGGGAAATTTCCAACTTCAGAATTCCTAGTTCTGGA
Encoded proteins:
- the purN gene encoding phosphoribosylglycinamide formyltransferase, producing MSNSKLVNIAVLGSGKGSNFLSIAKAVSMGELPARICVVVSDNPEALIIKKANELGIPTAVLPCGKYKTWLEPWIEEELVRILKEYHTELVVLAGFMRVLKETFLNAFEGRTVNIHPSLLPAFKGKEAWKAALEACVAETGCTIHWVSKEVDGGKIIAQSRVPILPGDTPESLHARIQQAEHELYPKVLKDLCLDWIKKYAK
- a CDS encoding adenylyltransferase/cytidyltransferase family protein, which produces MNTRGAFLGMETSFWFVPMDKVVAFRQFLETRSIVVTNGCFDLFHFGHLTLLREAKKLGDFLWVGINGDQSVKELKGAERPYFSEWERATIVGSLKYVDAVTIFPEARATTFLSLVRPVIYVKGADYSSQTIHQEEKEVLERHQSLIKFVPLYPGRSTSGIVERIRRGVQSVD